Proteins found in one Cardiocondyla obscurior isolate alpha-2009 linkage group LG03, Cobs3.1, whole genome shotgun sequence genomic segment:
- the Ck gene encoding myosin-VIIa isoform X1: MVIVTRGDYIWIEPISGREFDVAIGARVISAEGRRIQVKDDDNKEQWLTPERRIKAMHATSVQGVEDMISLGDLHEAGILRNLLIRYNENLIYTYTGSILVAVNPYQILPIYTAEQIKLYKDRKIGELPPHIFAIGDNSYAHMNRYGQDQCIVISGESGAGKTESTKLILQYLAAISGKHSWIEQQILEANPILEAFGNAKTVRNDNSSRFGKYIDIHFNEQGVIEGAKIEQYLLEKSRIVSQSLDERNYHIFYCMLAGLSKDEKQKLELEDASTYKYLIGGGGITCEGRDDAAEFADIRSAMKVLLFSDVEIWEVFKLLAALLHMGNIKYRATVVDNLDATEIPEQTNVQRVAYLLGVPVQSLIDALTRRTIFAHGETVVSTLSRDQSVDIRDAFVKGIYGRLFIHIVKKINEAIYRPKNNSRSAIGVLDIFGFENFNHNSFEQFCINYANENLQQFFVQHIFKLEQEEYNHEGINWQHIEFVDNQDALDLIAIKQLNIMALIDEESKFPKGTDQTMLAKIHKTHGTHRNYLKPKSDINTSFGLNHFAGVVFYDTRSFLEKNRDTFSADLLQLIHISSNKFLQACFVEDIGMGSETRKRAPTLSTQFKKSLDSLMKTLCSCQPFFIRCIKPNEYKKPMMFDRGLCCRQLRYSGMMETIRIRRAGYPIRHSFPEFVERYRFLISGIPPAHKVDCRAATSKICHAVLGRSDYQLGHTKVFLKDAHDLFLEQERDRVLTRKILILQRNIRGWVYRRRFLRMRAAAMIMQKYWRGYAQRQRYKRMRIGYMRLQALIRSRVLSHRFRHLRGHIVALQARARGHLVRKMYRKKLWAIVKIQAHVRRLIAQRRYKKIKYEYRLHVEALRLRKKEERELKDQGNKRAKEIAEQNYRERMQELERKEIEMELEDRRRMEIKKNLINDAAKKQDEPVDDSKLVEAMFDFLPDSSSEAPTPARETSVFNDLPAPKADQHQEIISPIQMASEDEEDLSEFKFQKFAATYFQGNITHQYSRKPLKHPLLPLHTQGDQLAAQALWITILRFTGDLPEPRFHTMDRDTTSVMSKVTATLGRNFIRSKEFQEAQMMGMDPETFLKQKPRSIRHKLVSLTLKRKNKLGEDVRRRLQEDEYTADSYQSWLEARPTSNLEKLHFIIGHGILRAELRDEIYCQICKQLTNNPSKSSHARGWILLSLCVGCFAPSEKFVNYLRAFIREGPPGYAPYCEDRLKRTFNNGTRNQPPSWLELQATKSKKPIMLPITFMDGNTKTLLADSATTARELCNQLSDKISLRDQFGFSLYIALFDKVSSLGSGGDHVMDAISQCEQYAKEQGAQERNAPWRLFFRKEIFAPWHEPTEDQVATNLIYQQVVRGVKFGEYRCDKEEDLAMIAAQQYYIEYHTDMNVDRLYTLLPNYIPDYCLTGIDKAIDRWGHLVLQAYKKSYYLKEKVPALRVKEDIVGYAKFKWPLLFSRFYEAYRNSGPNLPKNDVIIAVNWTGVYVVDDQEQVLLELSFPEITTVSSQKTNKMFTQTFSLSTVRGEEFTFQSPNAEDIRDLVVYFLEGLKKRSKFVIALQDYKAPGEGSSFLNFQKGDLIILEDESTGESVLNSGWYVGTCERTTEKGDFPAETVYVLPSLTKPPNDILALFSMEGTENSRRFYPQQMNGVDSRDKPHTLLEYAIDHFRTPPKRTMSKTLTLTSARRGHTDELWHHSREPIKQPLLKKLISKEELAEEACFAFNAILKYMGDLPTKRPRIGNEYTDLIFDGPLKNEILRDEIYCQVMKQLTDNRNRLSEERGWELMWLATGLFTCSQSLLKELTLFLRTRRHPISQDSLQRLQKTLRNGQRKYPPHQVEVEAIQHKTTQIFHKVYFPDDTDEAFEVDSSTRAKDFCQNIAQRLNLRSAEGFSLFVKIADKVISVPEGDFFFDFVRHLTDWIRKARPSRDGISPQFTYQVFFMKKLWTNTVPGKDRNADLIFHFHQELPKLLRGYHKCTKEEASRLAALVYRVRFGESKQELQAIPQMLRELIPGDLIKIQSANDWKRSIIASYNQDAGMSPEDAKITFLKIVYRWPTFGSAFFEVKQSTEPNYPELLLIAINKHGVSLIHPQSKDILVTHPFTRISNWSSGNTYFHMTIGNLVRGSKLLCETSLGYKMDDLLTSYISLMLTNMNKQRTIRIK, from the exons ATGGTCATCGTCACACGG GGAGATTACATATGGATCGAACCAATCTCAGGAAGGGAATTTGACGTCGCGATCGGGGCAAGAGTCATCTCGGCGGAAGGCAGACGTATTCAAGTAAAGGACGACGACAACAAG GAACAATGGCTAACACCGGAGAGACGAATAAAGGCGATGCATGCCACCTCGGTGCAAGGTGTAGAAGATATGATCAGTTTAGGAGACCTCCATGAAGCGGGCATTTTGCGAAATCTATTGATACGCTATAATGAGAATCTCATTTAC ACGTATACGGGCTCTATCCTGGTCGCCGTCAACCCATATCAGATACTGCCTATTTATACTGCGGAACAAATCAAGCTCTACAAGGATCGGAAAATTGGAGAGCTGCCACCGCACATATTCGCTATCGGCGATAACAGTTACGCGCACATGAATCGATATGGCCAGGATCAATGCATAGTAATTAG TGGCGAGAGTGGAGCGGGAAAAACAGAGAgcacaaaattaattctgcaaTATCTGGCAGCGATCAGCGGAAAACACTCGTGGATTGAGCAACAGATTTTGGAAGCAAACCCGATACTTGAAG CTTTCGGCAATGCAAAAACCGTGAGAAACGACAATTCTTCTCGTTTCGGCAAGTACATCGATATTCATTTCAACGAACAAGGCGTGATAGAAGGAGCCAAGATAGAGCAATATCTCCTGGAAAAATCGCGGATCGTATCGCAGAGCTTAGACGAGAGGaattatcacattttttattgtatgcTAGCTGGCCTTTCCAAAGACGAGAAGCAAAAGCTCGAACTGGAAGATGCGTCTACGTACAAATATCTTATCGGA GGTGGCGGTATTACTTGCGAAGGACGCGACGACGCAGCTGAGTTCGCCGACATAAGATCGGCCATGAAGGTTTTGCTGTTCTCTGACGTGGAAATTTGGGAGGTGTTTAAACTGCTCGCGGCTTTGCTACACATGGGCAATATAAAGTACAGAGCCACCGTTGTAG ATAATTTAGATGCCACAGAGATTCCGGAGCAAACGAATGTACAAAGAGTGGCATATTTGTTAGGAGTACCGGTGCAGTCTTTGATAGATGCGCTCACTCGCAGGACTATATTCGCGCACGGTGAGACAGtg GTCTCCACGTTGTCGAGAGATCAGTCAGTTGATATCAGAGACGCATTCGTAAAAGGCATATACGGCAGACTATTTATacacattgtaaaaaaaattaacgaggcCATATACAGACCGAAGAATAATTCCCGGAGTGCTATAGGCGTATTGGATATCTTCGGCTTTGAGAACTTCAACCACAACAGCTTTGAACAGTTCTGCATTAATTACGCTAATGAGAATCTTCAGCAATTTTTCGTTCAGCACATATTTAAGCTGGAGCAAGAGGAATACAATCACGAGGGTATCAATTGGCAACACATAGAATTCGTTGATAATCAGGACGCTTTAGATTTGATAGCTATCAAACAGCTGAACATTATGGCGCTTATTGACGAGGAATCAAAATTTCCAAAG GGGACAGATCAAACTATGCTGGCAAAAATTCATAAGACTCACGGAACTCatagaaattatttgaaaCCTAAATCGGATATTAATACGTCTTTCGGTTTGAATCACTTCGCAGGTGTCGTCTTTTACGACACAAGGAGTTTCTTGGAGAAAAACAGAGACACGTTCAGCGCGGACCTGCTGCAACTCATTCACATATCGTCAAATAAATTCCTGCAGGCTTGTTTCGTCGAAGATATCGGGATGGGATCGGAAACAAGGAAAAGAGCGCCCACGTTATCGACGCAATTCAAGAAATCGTTAGATTCGCTTATGAAAACTTTATGCAGTTGCCAACCCTTTTTTATAAGATGCATCAAACcgaatgaatataaaaaaccaatg ATGTTCGATCGTGGCCTTTGCTGTCGCCAATTGAGATACTCTGGGATGATGGAAACTATCAGAATTCGTCGAGCTGGTTACCCTATTCGTCACTCTTTTCCCGAGTTCGTAGAAAGATATCGGTTTCTCATCTCGGGTATTCCACCCGCACATAAG GTGGACTGTCGTGCAGCGACTTCAAAGATCTGCCACGCGGTGTTAGGTCGGTCGGATTACCAGCTCGGGCACACCAAAGTCTTTCTCAAAGACGCTCACGATTTGTTCCTCGAGCAGGAACGTGATCGCGTATTGACGCGCAAGATTTTGATACTGCAGCGCAACATTCGCGGTTGGGTATACAGGAGAAGATTTCTCAGGATGCGGGCGGCGGCTATGATTATGCAGAAGTATTGGCGGGGCTACGCACAGCGTCAACGATACAAGCGTATGCGGATCGGTTACATGCGATTGCAGGCGCTCATCAGATCGCGCGTATTATCGCACAGATTTAGACATTTGCGCGGCCATATCGTCGCGCTTCAAGCGAGAGCTCGGGGTCATTTGGTACGTAAGATGTATCGAAAAAAGCTGTGGGCCATAGTAAAGATCCAGGCACACGTGAGAAGGCTGATTGCGCAGAGACGATACAAGAAAATCAAGTACGAATACCGATTGCACGTGGAAGCTCTACGATTgcggaaaaaagaagaacgcgAACTGAAAGATCAGGGCAATAAGCGAGCCAAGGAGATCGCGGAACAAAACTATAGA gaACGCATGCAAGAACTcgagagaaaggaaatcgAGATGGAGCTGGAAGATAGGCGACGAATGgagattaaaaagaatttaattaacgatgcGGCCAAGAAGCAAGACGAGCCGGTCGATGATAGTAAATTGGTTGAAGCTATGTTCGATTTCCTGCCAGATTCTAGTAGCGAAGCTCCAACGCCGGCGAGGGAAACGTCTGTGTTTAAT GATCTTCCCGCACCAAAAGCCGATCAACATCAAGAGATAATTAGTCCGATTCAAATGGCCTCGGAAGACGAGGAGGATCTATCCGAGTTCAAATTCCAGAAATTTGCGGCTACATATTTCCAGGGCAACATCACTCACCAATATTCGAGAAAGCCTCTCAAGCATCCGTTATTACCATTGCATACGCAAGGCGATCAGTTGGCCGCTCAAGCTTTATGGATAACTATACTTCGATTTACGGGAGATTTACCTGAGCCGCGATTTCACACAATGGACAGAGATACGACTTCGGTAATGTCGAAAGTAACGGCGACACTTGGACGGAATTTTATAAGAAGTAAAGAATTTCAGGAAGCTCAAATGATGGGCATGGATCCT GAAACATTTCTCAAACAGAAACCACGTTCGATCAGGCACAAATTAGTATCGCTAACTTTGAAGCGCAAAAATAAGCTAGGCGAAGATGTACGTAGAAGATTGCAAGAGGATGAGTATACCGCTGACAGTTATCAATCCTGGCTAGAAGCCAGGCCTACATCGAATCTCGAGAAATTGCACTTTATCATCGGTCATGGTATATTGCGCGCAGAGTTGCGAGATGAGATATATTGCCAAATTTGCAAACAGCTGACCAACAATCCATCGAAATCGTCGCACGCCCGGGGTTGGATTCTGCTATCCCTTTGCGTCGGCTGTTTCGCGCCCTcggaaaaatttgttaattatttacgagCTTTTATTAGAGAGGGGCCTCCTGGTTACGCGCCCTATTGCGAAGACAGACTGAAAAGGACTTTTAACAACGGAACTCGCAATCAACCTCCGAGCTGGCTTGAGCTACAGGCTACAAAGTCGAAAAAGCCGATTATGTTGCCAATTACTTTTATGGACGGTAACACGAAAACCTTGTTGGCCGATTCGGCCACTACTGCTAGAGAATTATGCAATCAACTGTCTGATAAGATCTCGCTGAGAGATCAATTCGGCTTCTCTCTATATATTGCTCTGTTTGATAAAGTATCGTCTTTGGGTAGCGGCGGCGATCATGTGATGGACGCGATCTCGCAATGCGAGCAGTATGCCAAAGAGCAAGGCGCGCAGGAACGAAACGCACCGTGGAGGCTGTTCTTTAGGAAGGAGATTTTCGCGCCGTGGCACGAGCCGACCGAGGATCAAGTGGCCACGAATTTAATCTATCAGCAGGTAGTACGCGGCGTGAAATTTGGTGAATATCGCTGCGACAAAGAGGAGGACTTGGCGATGATCGCAGCACAGCAATATTATATAGAATATCATACTGATATGAACGTCGACAGACTGTACACTCTTCTGCCAAATTACATACCGGATTACTGTTTGACGGGAATCGACAAGGCAATTGATCGATGGGGACATCTCGTCTTGCAGGCATATAAAAAA AGTTactatttgaaagaaaaagtacCAGCGTTACGCGTTAAAGAAGATATAGTCGGCTATGCAAAGTTTAAATGGcctcttttattttcccgtTTTTACGAAGCTTACCGAAATTCTGGCCCAAATCTACCGAAAAATGACGTTATCATAGCCGTTAATTGGACAGGAGTATACGTCGTTGATGATCAAGAGCAAGTGCTTTTAGAGTTATCGTTCCCCGAGATTACCACCGTATCTAGTCAAAA AACAAACAAGATGTTTACGCAAACATTCAGTTTATCGACAGTACGGGGAGAAGAGTTCACGTTTCAAAGTCCAAACGCGGAAGATATCCGTGATTTGGTGGTGTATTTTTTAGAGGGGCTGAAAAAACGCAGCAAGTTCGTTATAGCTCTGCAAGATTACAAGGCGCCGGGCGAAGGCTCGTCGTTTCTGAATTTTCAAAAAGGCGATCTCATCATCCTCGAAGACGAGAGCACCGGCGAGTCTGTGCTCAATTCGGGATGGTACGTCGGAACCTGCGAGAGGACTACTGAGAAGGGCGATTTCCCGGCTGAAACGGTTTACGTTTTACCTTCCCTAACAAAACCACCGAATGATATACTG GCCCTGTTTAGTATGGAAGGCACAGAGAATAGTCGCAGATTTTATCCGCAACAAATGAACGGCGTGGATTCGCGTGATAAGCCTCACACTCTTCTAGAATATGCAATCGATCATTTCCG aacACCGCCAAAGAGAACAATGTCCAAAACGCTGACTTTAACATCCGCGCGACGTGGTCACACGGATGAATTATGGCATCACTCCAGAGAACCGATAAAACAGCCTCTTTTAAAAAAACTCATATCCAAGGAAGAGCTAGCTGAAGAAGCGTGTTTTGCTTTCAATGCCATTCTAAAATATATGGGCGATCTGCCTACGAAACGACCGCGCATTGGTAACGAGTACACCGATCTAATATTTGACGGGCCATTAAAGAATGAAATTTTACGGGACGAGATCTATTGTCAAGTTATGAAACAGCTCACTGATAACCGCAACAGATTGAGCGAAGAACGAGGATGGGAGCTAATGTGGCTCGCTACTGGGCTGTTCACCTGTAGCCAAAGCCTTTTGAAG GAATTAACTCTGTTTCTACGTACAAGACGCCATCCCATATCTCAGGATTCTTTACAAAGGTTGCAAAAAACGTTGCGTAATGGTCAACGGAAATATCCGCCTCATCAAGTGGAAGTCGAAGCTATCCAACACAAAACTACGCAAATATTCCATAAGGTTTATTTCCCAGATGACACAGACGAA gcATTCGAAGTTGATTCGTCCACCAGAGCGAAGGACTTTTGTCAAAATATCGCACAAAGACTCAACTTAAGATCTGCCGAAGGGTTTAGTCTGTTTGTTAAAATCGCCGACAAAGTTATTTCCGTTCCGGAAGGAGATTTTTTCTTCGATTTCGTACGACACTTGACCGATTGGATCAGGAAAGCTAGACCATCGCGAGACG GAATATCGCCACAATTTACATATCAAGTCTTTTTCATGAAGAAACTTTGGACAAATACAGTTCCTGGAAAAGATAGAAACGCcgatttaattttccattttcacCAAGAACTTCCTAAATTATTACGAG GTTATCACAAATGTACAAAAGAAGAAGCGTCGAGATTAGCAGCATTAGTATACAGAGTACGATTCGGTGAGAGCAAACAGGAGTTGCAAGCAATTCC tcaaATGCTAAGAGAACTTATACCGGGTGATTTGATCAAGATACAGAGTGCTAATGATTGGAAAAGATCAATAATTGCTTCCTATAATCAAGATGCTG GCATGAGTCCAGAAGatgcaaaaattacatttttgaaaattgtatACCGATGGCCGACATTTGGTTCGGCATTCTTCGAGGTGAAACAAAGCACAGAACCAAATTATCCTGAATTATTGTTAATCGCTATCAATAAACACGGTGTGAGCCTTATACATCCACAATCAAAG GATATACTTGTCACGCATCCTTTTACGAGAATCTCTAACTGGTCATCCGGCAATACCTACTTCCACATGACGATAGGAAACCTCGTGCGCGGCTCAAAACTCTTGTGCGAAACCTCCCTTGGTTATAAGATGGACGATCTCTTGACGTCCTACATTTCGCTGATGCTTACGAACATGAACAAGCAGCGCACGATACGAATTAAGtag